One window of the Haloarcula halobia genome contains the following:
- a CDS encoding hybrid sensor histidine kinase/response regulator yields the protein MALSRDQFEPPPTAQVVLVDDDREFLDLSAELLARHADDVTITTLADPLEVLDRLETATVDCVVSDYNMRPLNGIDLLRRVREVDPDVPFILFTGRGSEAVASEAISAGVTDYVQKSGDSETFEMLSNRIQNAVDHARSERELARKSSLLDSIFAQIPHHVYVKDREGRHVRVSDAYVRDTDEMIGKTDAELYHGTHGEETFRDDVRVIEAGEAIVHKEEQKVEGVDDNYSSEYLNDNYDQSVVDDRRRYDEWVLTSKVPWRDEDGEVLGLIGVTVDISDRKHYQQSLERHTERLEQFLAEVAHDIRSPLQVASSNAALLEDVDEERMTAIERSHERIAALADELSRFARHGDADPTPEPVDLADVVEQAWASHSTGEATLSVGDLPTVEADSTELGRLVDNLIDNAIDHAGPDPSVTVGPLEDGGFFVADDGPGIPPDEREAVFETGYTTALEGTGLGLAIVSTVVERHGWTLSITESEAGGARFEIRT from the coding sequence ATGGCGCTTTCGCGGGACCAGTTCGAACCGCCACCGACCGCGCAGGTCGTCCTCGTCGACGACGACCGCGAGTTCCTGGACCTCTCGGCGGAGCTGCTGGCCCGCCACGCCGACGACGTGACGATCACGACCCTCGCGGACCCGCTCGAGGTCCTCGACCGACTGGAGACGGCGACGGTCGACTGCGTCGTCTCTGACTACAACATGCGGCCGCTGAACGGCATCGACCTCCTGCGGCGGGTCCGGGAGGTCGACCCCGACGTCCCCTTCATCCTCTTTACCGGGCGGGGCAGCGAGGCCGTCGCGAGCGAGGCCATCTCGGCCGGCGTCACCGACTACGTCCAGAAGAGCGGGGACAGCGAGACCTTCGAGATGCTGTCGAACCGCATCCAGAACGCCGTCGACCACGCGCGCAGCGAGCGCGAACTGGCCCGCAAGAGCAGCCTGCTGGACAGCATCTTCGCACAGATCCCCCACCACGTCTACGTCAAGGACCGCGAGGGCCGTCACGTCCGGGTGAGCGACGCGTACGTCCGGGACACCGACGAGATGATCGGCAAGACCGACGCGGAGCTGTACCACGGCACACACGGCGAGGAGACGTTTCGCGACGACGTGCGCGTCATCGAAGCCGGCGAGGCCATCGTCCACAAGGAAGAACAGAAGGTCGAGGGCGTGGACGACAACTACAGTTCCGAGTACCTCAACGACAACTACGACCAGAGCGTCGTCGACGACCGGCGGCGCTACGACGAGTGGGTCCTCACCTCGAAGGTGCCCTGGCGCGACGAGGACGGCGAGGTGCTGGGACTCATCGGCGTGACCGTCGACATCAGCGACCGGAAGCACTACCAGCAGTCCCTCGAGCGCCACACCGAGCGGTTAGAGCAGTTCCTCGCCGAAGTCGCCCACGACATCCGGTCGCCGCTGCAGGTCGCCAGTTCGAACGCGGCCTTGCTCGAGGACGTCGACGAGGAGCGCATGACGGCAATCGAGCGGAGTCACGAGCGCATCGCGGCCCTCGCCGACGAGCTCAGCCGGTTCGCCCGCCACGGGGACGCGGACCCGACGCCGGAACCGGTCGACCTGGCCGACGTGGTCGAGCAGGCGTGGGCCAGCCACTCCACCGGGGAGGCGACGCTGTCGGTCGGCGACCTCCCCACAGTCGAGGCCGACTCGACGGAACTGGGGCGGCTGGTCGACAACCTGATCGACAACGCCATCGACCACGCTGGGCCGGACCCGAGCGTCACCGTCGGCCCGCTCGAGGACGGCGGGTTCTTCGTCGCCGACGACGGCCCAGGCATCCCGCCCGACGAGCGCGAGGCGGTCTTCGAGACGGGCTACACGACGGCCCTCGAGGGGACCGGACTCGGACTGGCAATCGTCTCGACGGTTGTCGAGCGCCACGGGTGGACGCTGTCGATAACCGAGAGCGAGGCCGGCGGTGCCCGCTTCGAGATACGGACCTGA
- a CDS encoding DUF1405 domain-containing protein has protein sequence MATEESVGGRIEGAVARVFDAPLPPPEGLPRYVAPLPEWVENVGLRLAWPIALVNLLGTLFGFWYYAGRPLELSAPLVEGQLGAAPALAYPLIPDSPVATLFIGLSFAAWKLGRDAEWLHALAFFGCIKLGLWTPFVQLVINGPEGIAAWLYWFLVLSHMAMAVEAFVIHRYASFSVPAVAVALFWYGVNDVVDYFVPVFGGPHHTWLRGEPLVAAGQFDHTVLAHDLAAGWAVVLTLLATFFALATRIEKLKRRSDGA, from the coding sequence ATGGCTACCGAGGAGAGCGTCGGCGGTCGCATCGAGGGCGCCGTCGCCCGGGTCTTCGACGCGCCGCTCCCGCCCCCCGAAGGGTTGCCCCGCTACGTCGCGCCGCTCCCGGAGTGGGTCGAGAACGTCGGCCTGCGGCTGGCCTGGCCCATCGCGCTCGTCAACCTGCTGGGGACGCTCTTTGGCTTCTGGTACTACGCCGGCCGGCCCCTGGAACTCTCGGCGCCGCTGGTCGAGGGGCAACTCGGCGCCGCGCCGGCCCTGGCCTACCCCCTGATCCCGGACTCGCCGGTGGCGACGCTGTTCATCGGACTCTCCTTTGCCGCCTGGAAGCTCGGTCGGGACGCCGAGTGGCTCCACGCGCTGGCCTTCTTTGGCTGTATCAAGCTCGGCCTCTGGACGCCGTTCGTGCAACTGGTCATCAACGGCCCGGAGGGCATCGCGGCGTGGCTCTACTGGTTCCTCGTCCTCTCGCACATGGCGATGGCCGTCGAGGCCTTTGTCATCCACCGCTACGCGTCGTTCAGCGTGCCGGCGGTCGCCGTCGCCCTCTTCTGGTACGGGGTCAACGACGTGGTCGACTACTTCGTTCCGGTGTTCGGCGGTCCACATCACACCTGGCTGCGGGGCGAGCCGCTCGTGGCGGCCGGCCAGTTCGACCACACCGTGCTGGCCCACGACCTGGCGGCCGGCTGGGCCGTCGTGCTGACGCTGCTGGCGACCTTTTTCGCGCTCGCGACCCGCATCGAGAAGCTGAAACGGCGGTCAGACGGGGCCTGA
- a CDS encoding saccharopine dehydrogenase family protein has product MSRHTSSDVVVWGATGFTGRLAAEHLARAGGDDLSWTVAGRSPSKLESLREDLADIDPGLADREYLVGDATDRESLAAIAEETDVVCAAVGPYAEYGTPMVEACLDAGTDYCDLTGELQWMRETVERYHERAVEDGTRIVHACGFDSVPSDLGTLLVQTHAMETSGAPCSTVRANVALDGGGFSGGTAASMVDLYEVLEDDPSLAGALADPHALVPEGHPDPRSAVRGALPQYDREAGTWTAPFFMAKVNEKVVHRSNALRGYPWGRSFAYHESMVTGDGPAGAALAGAVTGGLVLLDGIMSVGPLRRQLERYVLPDPGEGPSRQAIERGGFEVRLRGTGAAADGGDVFTVEGRIAANRDAYGTSGVLIGEAARCLANGAVDSPLAGGVLTPASGIGLPLVERLRAAGLTISVDGW; this is encoded by the coding sequence ATGTCTAGACACACTTCCTCCGACGTGGTGGTCTGGGGCGCCACCGGATTCACCGGCCGACTCGCGGCCGAACACCTGGCGCGCGCGGGCGGCGACGACCTCTCGTGGACCGTCGCCGGGCGGTCGCCGTCGAAACTCGAGTCGCTCCGCGAGGACCTCGCCGACATCGACCCGGGGCTCGCGGACCGCGAGTACCTGGTCGGCGACGCGACCGACCGCGAGAGCCTGGCCGCCATCGCCGAGGAGACCGACGTCGTCTGTGCGGCCGTCGGGCCCTACGCCGAGTACGGAACGCCGATGGTCGAGGCCTGTCTGGACGCGGGGACCGACTACTGCGACCTCACCGGCGAACTCCAGTGGATGCGCGAGACCGTCGAGCGGTACCACGAGCGCGCCGTCGAGGACGGGACCCGCATCGTCCACGCCTGTGGGTTCGACTCCGTGCCCAGCGACCTCGGCACGCTGCTGGTCCAGACCCACGCGATGGAGACGTCCGGTGCCCCCTGTTCGACGGTCCGTGCCAACGTCGCGCTGGACGGGGGCGGCTTCAGCGGCGGCACGGCGGCCTCCATGGTCGACCTCTACGAGGTCCTGGAGGACGACCCGTCGCTGGCCGGGGCGCTCGCCGACCCCCACGCACTCGTCCCGGAGGGGCACCCGGACCCCCGGTCGGCGGTCCGTGGAGCCCTCCCCCAGTACGACCGCGAGGCCGGCACGTGGACGGCGCCCTTTTTCATGGCCAAGGTCAACGAGAAGGTGGTCCACCGCTCGAACGCCCTCCGTGGCTATCCGTGGGGTCGGAGTTTCGCCTACCACGAGAGCATGGTCACCGGCGACGGCCCCGCGGGGGCCGCCCTCGCCGGAGCGGTCACCGGCGGGCTGGTACTGCTGGACGGGATCATGTCCGTCGGGCCGCTCCGCCGGCAGCTCGAGCGCTACGTGCTCCCGGACCCGGGCGAGGGTCCGAGTCGGCAGGCCATCGAGCGCGGCGGCTTCGAGGTCCGGCTCCGGGGGACCGGCGCGGCGGCCGATGGGGGCGACGTGTTCACCGTCGAGGGGCGCATCGCCGCCAACCGGGACGCCTACGGCACCAGCGGCGTACTGATCGGTGAAGCCGCCCGGTGTCTGGCGAACGGGGCGGTCGACTCGCCGCTCGCTGGAGGCGTGTTGACCCCCGCGTCGGGCATCGGCCTCCCGCTGGTCGAGCGCCTCCGGGCGGCCGGGCTGACGATCTCCGTCGACGGATGGTGA
- a CDS encoding valine--tRNA ligase encodes MSDTQDPPTEESTADQHALDGEYDPSEVEPKWQDHWVNADTYAYDGDADTRFTIDTPPPTVSGNLHMGHLYQFTLQDFVARYHRMADDTVYFPFGYDDNGIASERLTERELDIRHQDYPRREFQEKCREVCAEYEEEFTEDVQSLAISVDWDNTYKTIEPRVQRISQLSFLDLYEQGREYRQRAPTIWCPDCETAISQVEQEDEDKHTKFNDIAFDLVEDGDGPVEDETFTISTTRPELLPACVSVFVHPDDDENQHLVGGTARVPLFGQEVPIIADERVDMETGSGIVMCCTFGDQNDIEWYQAHDLDLRLAIDESATMTDLAGDYEGMHTTEARAAIIEDLDDGGYLLESRDHEHTVQVHERCGVEVEYLVTEQWYIKLLDKKAEYLEAGREMDWFPEKMYSRYQHWIEGLEWDWCISRQRDSGIPIPVWYCEDCGDPVLAEPEQLPADPLSDDPPVDACPECGHAEFTPEEDVFDTWATSSLTPLVNAGWDWHADGSAETADPVDADGSAETADSVDADGSAETADLVGVEAGEFEMSMPELYPFDLRPQGHDIISFWLFHTVVKCYEHTGEVPFENVMINGMVLDENREAMSKSKGNVIPPSEVLEEFPVDAARYWAAGTSIGDDFPYKEGDLEAGERLLQKLWNASRLVDQLTPAEVPAEPDDLSAVDRWLLAELDETVDSVTAKFEDYAFSKARNELRSFFWNTYCDDYLEIAKQRLAGGSEARSASEQSSGRGPRDSDASTEYTLVHAHRTFLKLFAPFLPHVTEELWVQIYHEEGSVHTTDWPTPGGYEADLEAGETAMEVVSALRRYKTEHGLPLNADVEHVEVYGHVAGFEQAIAEAMHVATLDVFEDAPDITTEISDIDLDYSIVGPEFGSDVGDIDAAIEAGDYEIAGDTLVVAGGEFELDDEMFAVEESRTYSGEGEMTETERAVVVVR; translated from the coding sequence ATGAGTGACACACAGGACCCACCGACGGAGGAATCGACCGCCGACCAGCACGCCCTCGACGGGGAGTACGACCCCAGCGAGGTCGAACCCAAGTGGCAGGACCACTGGGTCAACGCAGACACGTACGCCTACGACGGGGACGCCGACACCCGCTTTACCATCGACACGCCGCCGCCCACCGTGTCGGGGAACCTCCACATGGGCCACCTCTACCAGTTCACGCTGCAGGACTTCGTGGCCCGTTACCACCGGATGGCCGACGACACGGTCTACTTCCCCTTCGGCTACGACGACAACGGCATCGCCTCAGAGCGCCTGACCGAGCGCGAACTCGACATCCGCCACCAGGACTACCCGCGCCGGGAGTTCCAGGAGAAGTGCCGCGAGGTCTGTGCCGAGTACGAGGAGGAGTTCACCGAGGACGTCCAGTCGCTGGCCATCTCGGTCGACTGGGACAACACCTACAAGACCATCGAGCCGCGCGTCCAGCGCATCTCCCAGCTCTCCTTCCTCGACCTCTACGAGCAGGGCCGGGAGTACCGCCAGCGCGCGCCGACCATCTGGTGTCCCGACTGCGAGACGGCCATCTCGCAGGTCGAACAGGAAGACGAGGACAAGCACACCAAGTTCAACGACATCGCCTTCGACCTCGTCGAGGACGGCGATGGGCCGGTCGAGGACGAGACCTTTACCATCTCGACGACGCGCCCGGAACTCCTGCCGGCCTGCGTCTCGGTGTTCGTCCACCCCGACGACGACGAGAACCAGCACCTCGTCGGGGGCACCGCGAGGGTCCCCCTGTTCGGCCAGGAGGTCCCTATCATCGCCGACGAGCGCGTCGACATGGAGACCGGCAGCGGCATCGTCATGTGCTGTACCTTCGGCGACCAGAACGACATCGAGTGGTACCAGGCCCACGACCTGGACCTGCGCCTGGCTATCGACGAGTCGGCGACGATGACCGACCTGGCCGGCGACTACGAGGGGATGCACACCACCGAGGCCCGCGCGGCCATCATCGAGGACTTAGACGACGGGGGGTACCTGCTCGAGTCACGCGACCACGAGCACACGGTGCAGGTTCACGAGCGCTGCGGCGTCGAGGTCGAGTACCTCGTCACCGAGCAGTGGTACATCAAACTGCTCGACAAGAAGGCGGAATACCTCGAGGCCGGCCGCGAGATGGACTGGTTCCCCGAGAAGATGTACTCGCGCTACCAGCACTGGATCGAGGGCCTGGAGTGGGACTGGTGTATCTCTCGCCAGCGCGACTCGGGCATCCCTATCCCGGTCTGGTACTGCGAGGACTGCGGCGACCCCGTCCTCGCCGAACCCGAGCAGCTGCCCGCCGACCCGCTCTCTGACGACCCGCCGGTCGACGCCTGTCCCGAGTGCGGCCACGCCGAGTTCACGCCCGAGGAGGACGTCTTCGACACGTGGGCCACCTCGTCGCTGACGCCGCTGGTCAACGCTGGCTGGGATTGGCACGCCGACGGGTCGGCCGAGACAGCCGACCCGGTGGACGCCGACGGGTCGGCCGAGACAGCCGACTCGGTGGACGCCGACGGGTCGGCCGAGACAGCCGATCTGGTGGGCGTCGAGGCCGGCGAGTTCGAGATGTCGATGCCCGAACTCTACCCGTTCGACCTGCGCCCGCAGGGCCACGACATCATCTCCTTCTGGCTGTTCCACACCGTCGTCAAGTGCTACGAGCACACCGGCGAGGTCCCGTTCGAGAACGTGATGATAAACGGGATGGTCCTCGACGAGAACCGCGAGGCGATGTCCAAGTCGAAGGGCAACGTCATCCCGCCCAGCGAGGTGCTCGAGGAGTTCCCGGTCGACGCCGCCCGCTACTGGGCCGCCGGGACCTCCATCGGCGACGACTTCCCGTACAAGGAGGGCGACCTGGAGGCCGGCGAGCGCCTGCTCCAGAAGCTCTGGAACGCCTCGCGGCTGGTCGACCAGCTGACCCCCGCCGAGGTGCCGGCCGAACCCGACGACCTCTCGGCGGTCGACCGCTGGCTGCTGGCGGAACTCGACGAGACGGTCGACTCCGTGACGGCGAAGTTCGAGGACTACGCCTTCTCGAAGGCCCGCAACGAACTGCGGTCGTTCTTCTGGAACACCTACTGCGACGACTACCTCGAGATCGCCAAGCAGCGCCTGGCCGGCGGGAGCGAGGCGCGGAGCGCCTCGGAGCAATCGAGCGGTCGGGGACCGCGAGATAGCGACGCCTCGACCGAGTACACGCTGGTCCACGCCCACCGGACCTTCCTCAAACTGTTCGCCCCGTTCCTCCCGCACGTCACCGAGGAACTGTGGGTGCAGATCTACCACGAGGAGGGCTCGGTCCACACCACCGACTGGCCGACGCCGGGTGGCTACGAGGCCGACCTGGAGGCCGGCGAGACCGCGATGGAGGTCGTCTCCGCACTGCGCCGGTACAAGACCGAGCACGGCCTCCCGCTGAACGCGGACGTAGAGCACGTCGAGGTCTACGGCCACGTCGCGGGCTTCGAGCAAGCCATCGCCGAGGCGATGCACGTCGCGACGCTGGACGTCTTCGAGGACGCCCCGGACATCACCACCGAGATCAGCGACATCGACCTCGACTACTCCATCGTCGGCCCCGAGTTCGGCAGTGACGTGGGCGACATCGACGCCGCCATCGAGGCGGGCGACTACGAGATAGCCGGCGACACGCTCGTCGTCGCCGGCGGGGAGTTCGAACTCGACGACGAGATGTTCGCCGTCGAGGAATCGCGCACGTACTCCGGCGAGGGCGAGATGACCGAGACCGAGCGCGCCGTCGTCGTGGTCCGGTAA
- a CDS encoding DUF6293 family protein: protein MQTHIVPVGFDYDRLIAPLVRERLGVDRVILLEGAVGSEANVEYSRNLAEKLEQDFRNLLGAETERFVISDVYDYDDAFEQAFELINAELDAGSEVWVNVSAMPRTVSFAFATAAHSIMVEREGDRDRIHTYYTVPEKYLETELAEELHKQIDLLEDLRESGDSDVADRATDRLETARDLLAEFDERGTTIGAKEIDDSHIVELPVASFSNVKPFEEVILFTLGEHDEFESVSELAQQLARDLGEEYTDSFRSKVIYNVDRLGPGGKGYIEQEEHGKSYRTRLSRIGELWVRAHSADERDHDLL, encoded by the coding sequence ATGCAGACCCACATCGTCCCGGTCGGCTTCGACTACGACCGGCTCATCGCGCCGCTGGTCCGCGAGCGCCTCGGCGTCGACCGCGTCATCTTACTCGAGGGGGCGGTCGGGTCCGAGGCCAACGTCGAGTACTCGCGCAACCTCGCCGAGAAACTGGAGCAGGACTTCCGGAACCTGCTTGGCGCCGAGACCGAGCGGTTCGTCATCTCGGACGTGTACGACTACGACGACGCCTTCGAGCAGGCGTTCGAACTCATCAACGCCGAACTCGACGCCGGCAGCGAGGTCTGGGTCAACGTCTCGGCGATGCCCCGCACGGTCTCCTTTGCCTTCGCGACGGCCGCCCACTCCATCATGGTCGAGCGCGAGGGGGACCGCGACCGCATCCACACCTACTACACGGTCCCCGAGAAGTACCTTGAGACGGAACTCGCCGAGGAACTCCACAAGCAGATCGACCTGCTGGAGGACCTCCGGGAGTCCGGTGACAGCGACGTCGCGGACCGCGCCACCGACCGCCTCGAGACTGCCCGGGACCTGCTGGCGGAGTTCGACGAGCGCGGTACCACCATCGGCGCCAAGGAGATAGACGACTCGCACATCGTCGAACTCCCCGTCGCCTCCTTCTCGAACGTCAAGCCCTTCGAGGAGGTCATCCTCTTCACCCTCGGCGAGCACGACGAGTTCGAGTCCGTCTCCGAACTCGCCCAGCAACTCGCCCGGGACCTCGGCGAGGAGTACACCGATTCCTTCCGCTCGAAGGTCATCTACAACGTCGACCGCCTGGGGCCCGGCGGCAAGGGCTACATCGAGCAGGAGGAACACGGGAAATCGTACCGGACGCGCCTCTCGCGGATCGGCGAGCTGTGGGTCCGCGCGCACTCGGCCGACGAGCGCGACCACGACCTGCTGTAG
- a CDS encoding YgaP-like transmembrane domain, with the protein MELPENVGGNDRRARAALAALLTVAAVRAFRSGKRKRALLVAGGALVAGFTAVTKHCPANARLGIDTAEGIADIDIEDRSDLVADSDTASIDETATDDTETVTVAVGGDGETATQRGQLTCAFCGEPIVPGQRRSPNAQGDIVHDSCE; encoded by the coding sequence ATGGAACTTCCAGAGAACGTCGGTGGAAACGACCGCCGGGCCCGCGCCGCGCTCGCGGCCCTCCTCACCGTCGCTGCGGTTCGAGCGTTCCGGAGCGGGAAGCGAAAGCGCGCCCTCCTCGTCGCCGGCGGCGCGCTCGTCGCGGGCTTCACCGCCGTCACGAAGCACTGTCCGGCCAACGCACGGCTCGGTATCGACACGGCCGAGGGCATCGCCGACATCGACATCGAGGACAGGAGCGACCTAGTGGCAGACAGCGACACTGCGAGCATCGACGAGACCGCGACCGACGACACGGAGACGGTGACAGTCGCCGTCGGTGGCGACGGCGAGACGGCGACCCAGCGGGGTCAGCTGACCTGTGCGTTCTGTGGCGAGCCCATCGTCCCGGGCCAGCGTCGCAGCCCCAACGCCCAGGGCGACATCGTCCACGACTCGTGTGAGTGA
- a CDS encoding sodium:solute symporter family protein, whose product MAETALQLGIVGAYMLVALAVGVVAYRLTDRSAEDYYLASRTLGTVVLLFTTFATLLSAFTFFGGPNLAFAAGPEWILVMGLMDGIIFAVLWYVIGYKQWLVGKRHGYVTLGEMLGDRFGSTPLRVLVAGVSLVWLFPYVMLQQKGAGQAIVGLTEGAVPFWVGAGGITLFMIAYVAVSGMRGVAWTDTIQGLFMLSLVWLAVAWLLTDIGGAGVATEQMGAANGEFLALGGGLYTPQFIISSAVSIAFGVTMFPQINQRFFAAGSKTVLKRTFALWPVLVLLLFVPAFMLGAWAVGLGVEVPQGSNVVPVLLGEFAPTWFAALVIAGAMAAMMSSSDSMLLSGSSYLTRDVYRPLKRALGSGSSDADDAREALIARVGVVVFATLSFVASLYSPGTLVQIGDTAFSGFAQLTVPVALALYWDGTTRYGMYAGVVGTQAFYVLHVFPVVETLAGLAGLSVALPGTYMGWTPGVVGILLGLLLTVGVSLVTTAAPDENRSVYRVDGVEAD is encoded by the coding sequence ATGGCCGAGACCGCCCTCCAGCTTGGCATCGTCGGCGCGTACATGCTGGTCGCGCTCGCCGTCGGCGTCGTCGCCTACCGGCTGACCGACCGCAGCGCCGAGGACTACTACCTCGCGAGCCGGACGCTTGGCACGGTCGTCCTCCTGTTTACCACGTTCGCAACGCTCCTGTCGGCGTTCACGTTCTTCGGCGGCCCGAACCTCGCCTTTGCCGCCGGCCCCGAGTGGATCCTGGTGATGGGTCTGATGGACGGCATCATCTTCGCCGTCCTGTGGTACGTCATCGGCTACAAGCAGTGGCTCGTCGGCAAACGCCACGGTTACGTCACGCTGGGCGAGATGCTCGGCGACCGCTTCGGCTCGACGCCGCTGCGCGTGCTCGTGGCCGGTGTCAGCCTCGTGTGGCTGTTTCCCTACGTGATGCTCCAGCAGAAGGGCGCGGGCCAGGCCATCGTCGGTCTGACCGAGGGCGCGGTGCCGTTCTGGGTCGGCGCTGGCGGCATCACGCTCTTCATGATCGCCTACGTCGCCGTCTCCGGGATGCGCGGCGTGGCCTGGACCGACACTATTCAGGGCCTGTTCATGCTCTCGCTCGTGTGGCTCGCCGTCGCGTGGCTGCTGACCGACATCGGTGGCGCCGGCGTCGCCACCGAACAGATGGGTGCGGCCAACGGCGAGTTCCTCGCGCTGGGCGGCGGGCTCTACACGCCGCAGTTCATCATCTCCAGCGCCGTGAGCATCGCCTTCGGCGTGACGATGTTCCCACAGATAAACCAGCGGTTCTTCGCCGCCGGCTCCAAGACGGTCCTCAAGCGGACCTTCGCCCTGTGGCCGGTGCTCGTGCTCCTCCTCTTTGTCCCCGCGTTCATGCTTGGTGCGTGGGCCGTCGGCCTCGGCGTCGAGGTCCCACAGGGGAGCAACGTCGTCCCGGTCCTGCTGGGCGAGTTCGCGCCGACCTGGTTCGCCGCGCTGGTCATCGCCGGCGCGATGGCCGCGATGATGTCCTCCAGTGACTCCATGCTGCTGTCCGGGTCGTCGTACCTCACCCGGGACGTCTACCGGCCGCTGAAGCGCGCCCTCGGATCCGGCTCCAGCGACGCCGACGACGCCCGCGAGGCGCTGATCGCCCGCGTGGGCGTCGTCGTCTTCGCGACGCTCTCGTTCGTCGCCAGCCTCTACTCGCCCGGGACGCTCGTCCAGATCGGCGACACCGCATTCAGCGGGTTCGCGCAGCTCACCGTCCCCGTCGCGCTGGCGCTGTACTGGGATGGGACGACCCGCTACGGCATGTACGCCGGTGTCGTGGGCACGCAGGCGTTCTACGTCCTGCACGTCTTCCCCGTCGTCGAGACGCTCGCCGGACTGGCCGGTCTCTCGGTGGCGCTTCCGGGCACCTACATGGGCTGGACGCCCGGCGTCGTCGGTATCCTGCTGGGCCTCCTGCTGACCGTCGGCGTCTCGCTCGTCACCACCGCGGCCCCCGACGAGAACCGCAGCGTCTACCGCGTCGACGGCGTCGAGGCCGACTGA
- a CDS encoding DUF3311 domain-containing protein: protein MRLVRTAGWTVVALLLVALAVPWFLWRDATVVFGLPVWLWWHVGWMVLASVVFAVFARTDWGLGVEEVA from the coding sequence ATGAGATTAGTGCGGACTGCCGGGTGGACCGTCGTCGCACTGCTGCTGGTTGCCCTCGCGGTGCCGTGGTTCCTCTGGCGCGACGCGACTGTCGTCTTCGGACTCCCCGTGTGGCTGTGGTGGCACGTCGGCTGGATGGTGCTCGCGAGCGTCGTCTTCGCCGTCTTCGCGCGGACTGACTGGGGCCTGGGCGTCGAGGAGGTGGCCTGA
- a CDS encoding tRNA-binding protein produces MGLTEPDIDPERFLEDVEMRVGEVVDVELFPEARKDLYRLRVDVGDEVLQSAAGLTDCYDEADLLGAQVVAVVNLGPVSVAGFESECLVTGVDGPDGVVHLTTERDVEPGTRVY; encoded by the coding sequence ATGGGACTCACCGAACCCGACATCGACCCGGAGCGGTTCCTCGAGGACGTGGAGATGCGCGTCGGCGAGGTCGTCGACGTCGAACTGTTCCCGGAGGCCCGCAAGGACCTCTACAGACTGCGCGTGGACGTCGGCGACGAGGTGTTGCAGTCCGCCGCGGGCCTGACCGACTGCTACGACGAGGCCGACCTGCTGGGCGCGCAGGTCGTCGCCGTCGTCAACCTCGGACCCGTCTCCGTCGCGGGGTTCGAGAGCGAGTGTCTGGTCACTGGCGTCGACGGCCCCGACGGCGTGGTCCACCTCACGACCGAACGAGACGTCGAACCTGGCACACGGGTGTACTGA